One Xenopus tropicalis strain Nigerian chromosome 8, UCB_Xtro_10.0, whole genome shotgun sequence genomic window carries:
- the LOC116406646 gene encoding cocaine- and amphetamine-regulated transcript protein-like, translating to MPKVRSLLPPGYRALLFALCVCLLIRGGQGEDSGQELALEYDTLPPNSLAAALEEMLDYNQDKGIRLQRRVGQLPWCDVGGRCAMKRGPRIGKLCDCLRGTSCNSFLLRCY from the exons ATGCCCAAGGTGAGGAGCCTGTTGCCCCCCGGGTACCGTGCCCTGCTGTTTGCCCTCTGTGTCTGTCTCCTTATCAGGGGGGGGCAAGGAGAGGACTCGGGGCAGGAGTTGGCGTTGGAATATGATACCCTGCCACCCAACAGCCTG GCTGCGGCACTGGAAGAGATGTTGGACTATAACCAAGATAAAGGCATCAGGCTCCAAAGAAGAGTCGGCCAACTTCCCTGG TGTGACGTGGGGGGGCGCTGTGCCATGAAGCGGGGGCCCCGGATCGGGAAGCTGTGCGACTGCCTGCGAGGGACATCGTGCAATTCCTTCCTGCTGCGCTGTTATTAG
- the creb3l4 gene encoding cyclic AMP-responsive element-binding protein 3-like protein 4 isoform X1 gives MDSARPDMLLGSLFEQTEELFHSEGFPGPDHSNFPLSELQFPAEKLYEDWPVRGPMGLSEREDTDEFLQMMINPNEVYSTGPAAAESPESDSGFSDDPRPDTPPQSETSPPLPQPTPVYELVYDIGSLEERKSQSDMSSVISIQLAEDWNSAPLLIPESCIVNDLPPVCKSTPLPIRLTPADLIAVDALYPELHLTEEEKRLLSQEGVALPNNLPLTKAEERILKKVRRKIRNKQSAQDSRRRKKEYIDGLESRVAACSSQNQELHKKVVELEKHNISLITQLRKLQTLIKQTSNKAAQTSTCVLILLFSLALLVFPSYSPFRSRPSASQEDSYRPTGVISRNILNKGGFSEVADPQASDTLHRAQQREEGDPGRHVVPPANPNPEETEPVSNRARTTPEPDEQVLAEPEAAILGQKGEPPGSDNLSKTARADEM, from the exons ATGGACTCAGCCAGGCCTGACATGCTGCTGGGCTCCCTGTTTGAGCAGACAGAAGAGCTGTTCCACTCGGAGGGGTTTCCGGGCCCCGACCATAGCAACTTCCCCCTGTCGGAGCTCCAGTTCCCAGCTGAGAAGCTGTATGAGGATTGGCCGGTACGAGGTCCCATG GGACTGAGCGAGCGGGAAGACACAGACGAATTCCTACAGATGATGATTAACCCCAATGAGGTTTATAGCACGGGTCCGGCTGCGGCCGAATCTCCAGAGAGCGACAGCGGATTCTCCGACGACCCTCGGCCCGACACCCCCCCGCAGAGCGAGACCAGCCCCCCGCTCCCCCAGCCCACCCCGGTGTACGAATTGGTTTATGACATCGGTTCCCTGGAGGAAAGGAAGTCGCAAAGTGACATGAGCAGCGTCATATCAATACAGCTAG CCGAGGACTGGAATTCTGCCCCCTTGCTGATCCCCGAGAGCTGCATAGTGAATGATCTGCCCCCCGTGTGTAAATCCACCCCGCTGCCCATCAGATTGACCCCAGCTGATCTGATCGCCGTGGATGCCTTG TACCCAGAGCTCCACCTGACCGAGGAGGAGAAGAGGCTTCTGTCCCAGGAAGGGGTGGCACTGCCCAATAACCTGCCTCTTACCAAG GCCGAGGAACGCATCCTGAAGAAGGTGAGGAGGAAAATCCGGAACAAGCAGTCGGCCCAGGACAGCCGGAGGCGCAAGAAGGAGTATATCGACGGACTGGAGAGCAG GGTGGCGGCCTGCTCGTCTCAGAACCAGGAGCTACACAAGAAGGTGGTGGAGTTGGAGAAGCACAATAT ATCTCTGATCACTCAGCTCCGCAAGCTGCAGACCCTCATCAAGCAAACGTCCAACAAAGCGGCGCAGACCAGCACGTGTGTCCTG ATCCTACTCTTCTCTTTGGCGCTGTTGGTCTTCCCCAGTTACAGCCCGTTCCGCTCCAGGCCTTCCGCTAGCCAAGAAGACAGTTACCGGCCCACCGGAG TCATATCCCGTAATATTCTCAACAAAGGAGGATTTTCCGAGGTCGCCGACCCCCAGGCGTCTGACACCCTGCACCGCGCTCAGCAGCGGGAAGAGGGCGACCCCGGCCGCCATGTTGTTCCTCCGGCCAATCCCAATCCAGAAGAAACGGAACCAGTCAGTAACAGAGCACGAACCACTCCAGAGCCGGATGAACAGGTTCTTGCTGAACCGGAGGCGGCCATCTTGGGGCAGAAAGGGGAGCCCCCCGGCAGTGACAACTTATCAAAGACTGCGAGAGCCGACGAGATGTGA